The genomic window TACAACTGAACCTCTGGGCCTTATGTGTAAGTTtgattaatgaaataaattattcgGTGTGCGTTTGAACATGTTCGCATTGACCACCCATTTACTGTAAGCCTTTTGtgtgacttttaaaaatgaatccaTGTGAAATGTGTACAGTTCTCacaaagcagaattaaattAGGTTTGATTAGTGCTAGATGTCTATGGTGGCGTGTGGGGAGGGGAGCCTCTCTAGATGTTAAACTCCCTGGGAAGAACTGGTTCTTCATGGATTAGTGCTGTCCTATGAGTGTTCCCCAGAAGCTCTTTTGGACCCTGATTCAGCAGCGCATCGTTCAGTCACATGCTTGTTATTAACAGGGATGAGCTTGAGCATGCTCTCAAAGCACATTCTCATCTTAAAGATGAACTTAAGCCCTGTGGGATTTGAAGGTAAGCTGTTCCTGACAGCACTGATGGCATGTGTCCTTTAGCTTTTatctgctgtgctggtgggtGGTCACTTACACCTACCACAGATAGCCCTCTTTTCTGAGCTGAAAACTGCCACAGTCACTTCTGCCTAGTCACTCAAATAATGATGTTCGGACCTTTTGTGAAGGTCTTCAAATAATGATGATCTGACCTTTCACCACTTAGTGAAGTGCAAGTATTTCCTAATGAAACAATGGACTCTGAGTATTGTCTCTTCCCTTGTACCTTTCAGGCTGGTCCTCGGATTTGATCTCCTGGTTTTCGTTTTTGGAAAGTTCCCAGTTGTCTTCTGTACTTGGCTGTGCATGTTCTGTGCCACGGTTGTCATTCCATACGGCCTTTTCTTCCACTGGGCCCAAGGTTACCGCAGCTCCTCCCATCGTGTAATCCGCTCTCTCTTCTATGGGACGTTGTTCACGCTCTTCCAAACAGTTGGACTTGGGTTTGGGCCGACCTATATTGCTCTATCATATGCCCTGCCTCCGGCTTCCCGATTTATTGTAATACTGGAACAGGTAGGTGCCTATCTACTACCTATGGCTCTGCTGACCcttctcttcaaaataaaaagggtcCTTTTTTCTGATGGGGTTAAgtgtttctttcattcattaaaTTAAGCCAGGGCTGTGGATGGAGTTAGTCTTTGACTTAAACACTTTCATGTGGCAGGTCTAATGAGGAAAAACTACTGATAACAAACTCTTTGTTTTGATGTGGAaaccacttttttattttaccctaggattttgcagtttttttttttttctgaacatgctTCAAGGCTGAAATTGTATTTCTAGTTGTCCTGTGGATGCTAAATGCCTAAAAGCAACTATAGGGACTTGTGCTGTAGCTCATCAAGAAGCTGTAACACTCCTCTTTTAAGTAAACGTACATAGTCAGCAAGTGATTcctcttcctttgttttgtagACAGAACTTGGAAATGGAATATTCTTTTTCTGGAGTGGTGGGAGGGATATGAGTTTGTGGAGGACTGCTTAAATGGGTTAATCCAAGGATGGTCAGTGATCAGTGTGTAGAAGAATTAAATTTGGACGAGCCTTCCTTTTGGTCCTTAACTTTAAAAAGAACGAAAAACCCTGCATGGCAGCTACAGATCTATAGGTGGTACCACCGTATTTCAGCCTTGTCGTTGTTGCTTTAGGACACTTAACTTTAACAGCACAGTTTCAGGACTTTGAAATGTACTGTCCTATTGAAAGGGATAGGGTTTTTTGCTTCCCTTTTACTAGCCAGAGTTTTTGGTTAGCTGGCTAGTGGCTTACTGGTCTGATTTGGAATCCCTCTGTACACCATATACTGCAGTCCTATGAACGTAAGTGAGATGTGTTTTGACTCTCCTGAGTCATGATTGTTACAACTTGTTTCTCCTTGCAGTGTTTTAAATTCCTGACAGTTAAACAGGCTTATGGGCAGAGGAAGCAGCTCTTTCCTGGTAGGAGTAAATTGGAGAGGAGCCAAGATGCTAAAGGTGTTGCCCTAAGATGCTGGATGCAATCTTTGTTGGGAAGTTAAAGTGAGTATTAAGGTGATGTTCTCTTAATATTACAGGTTCGTCTGGTTATGAAGGCTCATTCATTTGTCCGGGAAAATGTACCTCGAGTCCTGTCATCTGTAAAGGAGAAGTCTAGTGAGTAACTTGCCCTGCTTTTTGCTAACAACTGTGCATAACCAGCTCGTGCTTACCCTCCATTGCTCTGACACCCTGGTGGTGAGGCTCTGGGATGGTCTTGTGCATCATGACTTCAGTCTGAACCTTTTCATTTGGTATTAAACAATGAGCCAGACCATTCAGATTTGTCTTGCTTCAGTAGGActctatttctgcttctgtgatCAGTACGTAGAGGGTGCCTGCACATCCCCAGTTCAGTGTTCTAGTGAAATGACAGCAATTCCAGAAGAACATCCAAGAAGCTCTCTTGGCGATGTTTGCCAGAGCTGAAAATGAACCCCTGTTTTGATGCTGGCCTTATAGTTCTCTTTTCCGTAGGAGAAAAGGAAACGTGATATCCGGGTGTTAGCACTGTACTGCCTGTTAGCCATCCTGACCTATTAGCTGTGCTTCACGAGGATAATTCCTTCTGATATGTCTAGTTTGCTTTATCCCCTGGGAATCCCCTACCCTTAGTTCTAGTCTGGTCTTTTTTGAGGTGATGAGAGCTGTATGTTGGGAGAGGGTACTGGGGAAATGAACCCTTCGGTAAGCAACAAGATTGAAGagctttttctgttctcctcttCTAGGCTCAGTACCTATTCCCCGAATTTCTCAATACCTGTACTTCCTCTTTGCTCCCACCCTCATCTATAGAGACAACTATCCCAGGTAATGTGAGCAACACTAGTAGAATGTTAAAGTAGTCTAAGAACTGAAGCCAACATTCCCTGGATACTATCTATTAAGTTAATGAATTAGATCTTTTCTAAAGATGTGGTTAAATCTTTAACCTGGGAAAGACAGGATGTGGTTATGGAAACTCcactaataatatttttttaatttgacagTTCTAGTTTTTCTTTGGGAAGTGCACAGGACATGAAACAGATGAGCTTGTTACTGAATATTGTTGTATGCAGTTCCTGCAGCAGGCTTGTGCATTGCTTCATGCAATGTTCATAGAAAGCCCTACCTCTGAGTTTGAGGAGGCAGGGCAAAGCCTTTGGAACTAGGAACTCACCAACTTTTCTGTACTTTGTGATGAACTTTGGTAGTGTCAGGTCAGCAGTTTTGTGACTACCAGGCAGATCACCACCTCCTGTGTAATTGCGTAATGCTGCCCTCAAGATCCTTTCCCATTTATGGGGTTGCTGTAGTTGTCCTGCTGTGGTTGGACATGAGGAACCAGCAATTTGGTCCAGGCACCTCTCGTTGAATGGCAAGAGATTAAGAACCTTGAATTCtaaaaagtctttttcagaaaatagatCAGGAAAATAAGTAATTGAAAGGAGGATTTTGCTGAAGACCTATTTAGATGTGACACTTCTTTTTTCTAGGAATCCCATGGTAAGATGGGGCTACGTAGCTACCAAGTTTGCACAGGTGAGTAATACAGCTTTCTGAAGAATGGATTTTCAGAGGTCATGTAAAATGTGTTGCTAAACACTTATCTCCTGGGCACTAAGTTGCTTCACTGTGTTGTGGGTTTACTGGAACAGAATActtatggatttaaaaaaaaaaaaagataatgatgTTGTACTAATAattgtcagaaataaataatccttGCTGAAACAAGCCTctagaattattttcttgagCAAGCAGACTCCCTTCTATACAAACAAAGctgtgtgtgtagggggagcaATATCCATGCTCTGTCCCTCTTTCTTCATACTGACGATGCATTGTAATGCACTGGCACAGCAACTGGTCTGCAGATATTCAAACCAATTTTGAAATAAGAGGCCTGAAGTTCAGTGCTTATTTGAGCTGAAGTCTGACCTGATCTTCACTTCAGTGTCAAAGGAGAACCTGTCTGGGCTGTGAGCTTCAGTAGCTTCTTGTGGATTTGTTTCCAAGTAATGGCTTTGTATGACTGGAACTTTAACACAAtgcattcctgtttttttcttaaacaaaaaatcGTAGGCCTTTGGCTGCTCACTCTCACAAAAGAATGACAAAGCACACACCTGGTTTACAGGAGTGTTTAAAGCAGTGGCATTTTGACTTCAACTTTCAGAGCAGGGATTTGTAAGCCGGGGAAGGGCTGAGGTGGTTTGGCTTTTACTATCTCCTTTGGAATAAGAGAGTAAGTTTTAATACTAGATATAATTACAGcatgtatttttcaattatttctagACTTGTCCTGGACTTAGATCACAAAGCACTTTGCCCACTTACTTTGGCATTGACATAAGTCTTCTGTGTCATGATATCTGAGTTGATAGGACAAGTAGAAACTTGCAACTTCTGTAGTAGCAAAGACTAGTAGAaaagttgattatttttttccttcctggctGTGAACACATTCCAGAAATGGTTGCTGCTTCACTTTTTGACTAGACCCTTACGGAAGCTCATTAGTAGCATAGTAAAATTATActtgtgctggcagctgctgttcCTCTGTTCCTGTCTTCTAGAGCTGTGAAGTGGTAATGTCTTAATTGTGCATTTCTCTTAAAATCGCTCTTCTGTTTCAGGTGCTTGGTTCACTTTTTTATGCCTACTACATCTTCGTGAGACTCTGCATTCCTCAGTTTCGCAATAGTAGCCAAGAAACCTTTAATTTACGAGGGCTGGTACTCTGCATCTTCAACTCCATTCTGCCAGGTAAGACCTGGATCCATAAGTAACTATCTTTATGGGAGAGACAGAAGGGAGGGGAACTGCTTGATACAAGCTATATTTACAATGGGCAAACATGCACAAAGGAGGTCTTATGAGGAAACTTCAGTGTTAAACTTCAGAATTGTgagcacaaaataaaagtttggtTTTTGAATTAAGTCTTCAAAGCCAGATTCTAGGCCCTCTTGCCGTCTGAAATAAGAAACTGatatggttttacttttttgtaGGTGGCATAAAGCTTGTGTCAGTGTCTATCAGAACAATTTTGACTGCGTTACATGTTCCAACATGTAGCTGAGTGAGAATACTACAAAATCAATCTCACTCTGTCTTGCTTCTAGGTGTACTTATTCTTTTCCTGGTCTTCTTTGCCTTCCTTCACTGTTGGCTTAATGCATTTGCTGAGATGTTGCGCTTTGCAGATAGGATGTTCTACAAGGTAAGAAGCAGGAGTTACTGTTTATAAAACATGCGTTATAAAGCTTCTAAACCAGATGCTTTTgtcatggaaaggaaaaagaaggaaaacagaagctttttCTTAATGAAGCAACTACAggattttgcttgttttattctgttagGGCTGAAAGTCGTTGCTGTACTTGAGAACAGTTTGTAGTTTTACTTGGAATTCTGAATGATTTGTGGGGCAATACATCTTCCTTTTGCATGAACAGATCCACCCACCAGGCATACCTAATAGCTCtgttagcattttttctttcatcatttcAACCACTGCAGATTTAGACAAAACCAAATCTTgataaacagaggaaaatgttcaaAGTCCAATGGAATGTATTATTTCATGGTGCAAACTGTTATATTGCCTTGGTATTATTTCAATCaacatttcttcttaatatcctAAAATAGATTTGTAGAATGGGTTGTGCTGAATTAGATTTAATACTCTTTCAACTGTGCTTTCAGGACTGGTGGAACTCCACATCCTATGCAAACTACTACCGAACCTGGAACGTGGTAGTACACGACTGGCTCTATTACTACGCATACAGGGACTTCCTTTGGGTAAGTTACAAGACAGTGCTTTTTTCCAGATGCCCCATCACTGTCTATTGAGAAGCACGCAACAGATTTGCCTCTGCTGGTTTTGGGTAGCCGCTGTACTAGTTAGAGTATCTGTTGCTCACTTCCAAGTCCATTTTGTGCACAAAACGTGGATCCGAAGCCTGGTCTCTATTTGGAATGTTGTGATTGACTCAACAGTCTGAACTCACGTTCTATTTTGATGAGCCCATGCACGACTCATCAAAAGCTCAATCTGAGAACTCACGTAGGAGACTGGAAATGTCTTAAGAAAAAATTCTAAGGTGTTCTCTAAAGAATTTGCCATTTTATGTATGTCACTCTGCAAAAGAAGGCCCCTTTGGCTGAggctgcttaaaaaaataataaattgaaacaacaaaactaaaacagcGGAACAGATTATAACACTTGgtattcttctgtctttcagttCTTTGGTAAGAAGTTCAGAGCAGCAGCTATGCTGTCTGTCTTCTCAGTATCGGCTGCTGTGCACGAGTACGTTCTGAGCATCTGCTTCGGCTTCTTCTATCCAGTTCTCTTCTGCCTGTTTATGTGCTTTGGAAGTAAGTTCCCAGGAGAGAGTATGTTAATAGGCTGTGGCATCACTGATGTATGGAACTGTTTCTTCTCCAAGAGTCTGCAATTGTGGGTCCAAACCTTGTAAATGGCTTTGTGCAGCTAAACTTGGGACTTAAACAAGCAAGATATGGATGGGGAGGAAGAGACTGTGTATGATGCATAATACTGTTCATGTCACACCATACATATTCAGTAGCACTGCTTCCTTTTTTGCAAAGTCTTAGTTCTGCATGTCAGCAGGTTGGAAGCCTTCTTCCTTTCAAGCTGTAGTGTAAGACAAGTATTATTTTGCTACTGCAGCAAGGAAGAGCACACAAGTGAGGGctcttggattttatttttgattttgagCTAGAATAAGTTAGAGGGCTTCAGAACTCTAGGCCACCTCTGCCAGTGTGTTTTGGTCACATACATAACAAATCGGTATTGATCCCCAGGCAGAGAGGCATACAGCTGTGCTAGCTTGCTAGTGAACTTTTTGGAAGTAAAGGTCAGAATCAAGTCCTAGTATTTGCTTTAATGCAGTGCATAATCAGATTTTTGTGCATTACACCAGTGTTAAGGAACAGCCCTGTTCTGGGAATGAAGTGGTAAGGAAGGGGAGTATCCACTAGTATCAGCTGGTTTCCAAGTGATTTTCAGCCGCTTTTCTTGTTTCACCTCTTCCCAGTGGTCTTCAACTTCATTCTTAACGACCGTCGGAAGGGGCCCATCTGGAATGTGATCATGTGGACGTCCCTCTTCCTGGGCCAAGGTGTCATCATCTGCCTGTATAGCCAGGAGTGGTATGCCCGCCAGTATTGCCCTCTGGAAAATGTGAGTGACTGACCCTGCCCTGTGGGATAATTGACCGTATGAGCagcttgtttttattgctttgggACAGGGCAGGAATTAAATGGCACAAGCCTTTCTGACAGTCTGCTCTATTAGTTTATTAAGAGGTATTTAGTCTAAAACCCGTAGAATCTCAGAAAGCTCTTCTTAACAAAAGTGCTTTCCTTAGTACTCTTTGACAGTGAAACTGAGGGTGTTTTTCCCACATCTGAGAGGACATAAGGTGCTACTTCCAAGTATGCTCTGGCTGTGTGAATATAACTGTAGCACTCGGCCACTGAGGTCAGGAGAAACTTGTCTAGGAGGCCCACAGAAACTAAGCCTATTGTGCCTTTCCCGGATTAGTGTGGGTGGCAACAAGAATCAATTGCCTATAAATGgtcagggttttttgttgtaCTTGCTTTCTCTGATACTTCCTTGGCATCAGACTTCTTCCTACATAAAAGTTTGTTCTGTGCTAGTTGACTTCAGTTTTAGCCAAAGGTGTGCTCAGGCAAATTCAATTTTAAGTCTGATTCCCACTTAAGAGATCGCTGTCATAAATGACAGGCTTCATGAGGTGATAAGCTATTAGTTGGCACTGAGCTGATGTGTCAGAACCACGGGCAGGGCAGAAGGCAGGCAGCTCATTGCAGCTGCAGCTAGACTTCTGTGCCTTTCAGTGGGGATAAGATTAGGGTTGTGGGATATGAAAATGTGACTTGATCTTCCCTGTTAGGGAAGTTTGACTTCAGCAGACCACACCACAGCTGGTGGCGTTTGCCTGTGACTAACATACTGCCTCTCTGTTTTGCAGCCCACGTTCATGGATTACTTAAAGCCACGTTCGTGGTCATGTCACATGCAGATGTAAAACTGGTATGCTCTGGGCCACATCACCACAGAAGATTAGAATCATCCTCTGAGTATTTGGACCATTGACCTAACTCACTATGGACTTTCTCTAAGGGAAATTTTGCCTCCTGATTATTTGGGAgaaactgtaatttttaaaaacattactggTGCAACCCAGTTGAACTGGATTGCACCAGGCTTCATAGGCAGCATCCTTTACGTGCTGTCCCTCTTTGAGCCATTTCCATGCCAGTGAAATATTGAGCTGAAGGTGGAATCTACTGGAATCCTACTCATCCAGGGGTCCCCCAAGTTGCTGCTCTTCTGGAAAACAGATAGACTAGTCAGATTTGCTAGTAGCTCGTTTTTGGCTTCCGTCCATCTTCCTTAGCCAtccctttgcattttttcttatttttggtAATGGGATGTCTACAGAACTTCTATTCTTTGTGATCTTGTCCGTTGCTATGACACGGACGAGTGGCAGAGCAACAGGATATTTGCCTCCTTGCTGTGAAAATAGCCAAAGTATTCCTGGATGGCTTTGAACTGCTTTCTATGTACGTTGGCTGCCTGGAGATTTCAAGTGGGCAGAGGAAGAGGGCATTGTCAATTTACTTGTGGCTGCATTGGAGACTCAGATCTTTCTATGTTCAGAAGCAGGGCACAGtgggtgcattttttttttttacatggaaaatttAGGTTTTCTCTGTATTAAGTTCCCAGCTGACTttacactgttttgttttttttttctcagaaggcCCTTGTGAGTCAAGGGGTAGTTTTTCTTGtagctttccttttctgttcctccCAGATAACTAATTCTTTTAACACAAGCTCTTTGTAAAACAGCTTGTTCTTTAATTTGGCAGGTGCTTTAAGGTATACAAGTTAAGGCTTTCTGTAGTGAGGAAGATTTGAAATACTACGActaaacagcaagaaaatgcagctgACTTCACAGGTACCTAGTGCATTCTCACTTGAAATGGCTATGTCAAGTTCAACACCAGGAAGTTGTGGTGCCTCTTGCCAATGCGTACTGTAGCAGCTTCTAGCACTGCAGTGGGGAGTAAGGGTTCACCCAGCTGGAGTCGGAGCTGCTTTTCATCTGCCTGTTTGCTCTCCTCAGGGAGGTTTTCAGGTGAAGGTCAGTTTCCTAGATACTACCTTCCCTCTTCTGAAGAGGTAGGACATCCTCCCACATGCTGCTAAAGGGAGAAGCATTAGGTGAATGTGGTGGTTTGGTATCTATAACAGCAGTTACCCTGCCTATTGAGCAGAGCCCCTTCAGTTCCTTTACGTCAGATGGTAAGCACAGAAAGGGACTTAGACAGGATTTGGGTCTGTCTAGTTCTAATGAAATTACAGCTGTTATTGGAGGAGGAGGGTAACCTGATAATTACCTTTAACTTTGGTCACAAGAATTTCTTAAGTACTTAAATGTTCCTAATTGGCACTTTTCAGTAACAGCTTTTCCTTACTGACCTACAGCCTAAGTATTGGATACCAGCAGTATTGGGACTGATGGACTTGTCTCCCAATCCACTTAACACTGTCCTTTGGgattctatttttattaacttgaggggaaaaaaaaaaaagccatttaatgAGAGCTAGATGATACTTAAATTTGTCCCAGCCTTCAGTCTCCTGTAAGAGGAAATCCCACTCTTCAGAAAGGACACTGTCAGGTCAACTTTGCCAAATACAGCATATGCATATGTGGCTCTCCTCTAAAAATACCTCACACTGGAACTTGTTTGTTGAAACAGCTGAATTGATTTCAAAGAAAGGAGTTCATGCATATAATCAAACGTGGCAGTATTAGTATATAAAATCTGGAGAATTAAATGGATTACTTTCCTCTTGTTCACTATGAATAATCCTAAATCTCTTCTACCTTATCCTATGTGGGAGGAAGGAGTAGTGCTGGAGCAATTAAGCAGTCAGTCAACtcaagcttcctttttttttttttaaaaaaaaaaaaaagcaaacaaacccttCGGCCAAACAGCTCTGTCACTTAATATAGGATGAATTTCAGTCCGGTACTTCTGAGTTGTGGTGCTTGAAACAGTTCTGTACAGATGTAATTGCACTCAGATAGGGTATGGCGGATTTGAgacttgatttttcttcttgatgcCTGTGTCAGGTCTTGCTACTATCTCAGTGTTCTCAAAAGGTAATCACGGCACTTTGTGCCAACTTGTAGTGTTTCCCTTTTAGCTGGCACTGTCATATCcctaacaaaaaataacagcatttacTGTGTCAGTGTCCTTAGTGGTTAAAGCCTGAAGGCTTGAGCACCTGGCAAGCAAAAGGCAACCAAAAATGGTGCCTAGCTGTTGGAACTCGTCTTAGTTCTTTGACAGTTTGAGGCTTTCAGCCTTGTAGATCAAGGCATCTGGCAACGTGCTGTCAGggaattattttcaatttcatggggttttttaattgcttctgaTTATAGgcttccttccatttttctgaGAGTACTGGAGGGGAAATACGAAGTCCTTTGcacattacttttttaattagtCAGTTACACCATGCTTGTTTTGAGAACTCCTCTTA from Aythya fuligula isolate bAytFul2 chromosome 8, bAytFul2.pri, whole genome shotgun sequence includes these protein-coding regions:
- the SOAT1 gene encoding sterol O-acyltransferase 1, coding for MAGEDCARKRQSGSATAHKPPENEEVQRRSEGERSFQNASNGRVDVDHVITRKMQLIAEAEQLKPVFMKEVDSHFTEFVNSLVAKSAFLDSSSSASLFPASCSEKELHKAKSLRAPPEHGKIFTARRSLLDELFEVSHIRTIYHMFIALLIVFILSTLLVDFIDEGRLVLGFDLLVFVFGKFPVVFCTWLCMFCATVVIPYGLFFHWAQGYRSSSHRVIRSLFYGTLFTLFQTVGLGFGPTYIALSYALPPASRFIVILEQVRLVMKAHSFVRENVPRVLSSVKEKSSSVPIPRISQYLYFLFAPTLIYRDNYPRNPMVRWGYVATKFAQVLGSLFYAYYIFVRLCIPQFRNSSQETFNLRGLVLCIFNSILPGVLILFLVFFAFLHCWLNAFAEMLRFADRMFYKDWWNSTSYANYYRTWNVVVHDWLYYYAYRDFLWFFGKKFRAAAMLSVFSVSAAVHEYVLSICFGFFYPVLFCLFMCFGMVFNFILNDRRKGPIWNVIMWTSLFLGQGVIICLYSQEWYARQYCPLENPTFMDYLKPRSWSCHMQM